A stretch of Besnoitia besnoiti strain Bb-Ger1 chromosome III, whole genome shotgun sequence DNA encodes these proteins:
- a CDS encoding hypothetical protein (encoded by transcript BESB_045170), producing the protein MKPNSGGEGRGGRKPRDGQKGPVRQRQDASEGGKKRKKRVWVNLRDKSQRWKKFKKIQDVKASAALWRMRRREEPEVSSAERDSGAKRAAASHAEEDPDAFLQRLLDPLHATRKKPEAAVADCVAGESRREHRVKGDGKNAKRKHGPDSETPAERLKSARAAKEDDSDAGGLEVESESDVGGRCRRKRRGGPGRQTEEDRERAKRQKLMEPASEPSGDEQDEDDDEDEEGVEEREGAEDEEKEEGAQTEPAEDVGKKETGKSRARQNSSAAPSGSAVFYPFKKAMEEAARRKAEHEVRRRKQEEERARREEERKVAEARRRKERKKLQARTERGQPVMGNVMQVLLGKIKRREGISS; encoded by the coding sequence ATGAAGCCAAACtcaggcggcgagggcagaggcggcaggaagccgcgcgacggccaGAAGGGGCCTGTGCGTCAGCGGCAAGACGCGAGTGAAGGCGGcaagaagcgaaagaagcGGGTCTGGGTGAACTTAAGAGACAAGAGCCAACGGTGGAAGAAGTTCAAAAAGATCCAGGATGTAaaggcgtctgcagctctgTGGAGAATGCGGCGCAGGGAAGAGCCCGAAGTCTCTTCGGCCGAGCGCGACTCTGGAGCCAAGCGGGCGGCCGCATCGCATGCTGAGGAAGACCCAGATGccttcctccagcgcctcctcgacccGTTGCATGCGACTCGGAAAAAACCtgaggccgccgtcgccgactgCGTCGCTGGAGAGAGTCGGAGGGAGCACAGGGTGAAGGGGGACGGAAAAAACGCCAAAAGGAAGCACGGGCCAGACTCGGAAACACCCGCCGAGCGTCTCAAATCCGCGCGTGCAGCTAAGgaggacgacagcgacgccggaggACTAGAGGTAGAATCCGAAAGCGACGTCGGAGGGAGATGTCGCCGaaagaggcgaggaggaccaggaaggcagacagaggaagacagGGAACGGGCGAAAAGACAGAAACTGATGGAGCCTGCCTCGGAGCCTTCTGGCGACGAgcaagacgaggacgacgacgaagacgaggagggtgtcgaagaacgcgaaggtgcggaagacgaagaaaaggaagaaggtGCACAGACTGAGCCCGCAGAGGATGTTGGGAAAAAGGAGACCGGTAAATCTCGCGCGAGGCAAAAcagctctgcagcgccttctggCTCCGCAGTCTTCTATCCGTTCAAAAAAGCTATggaagaggctgcgcggcgcaagGCTGAGCACGAAGTGCGCAGAAGGAAACAGGAAGAggagcgcgcgagaagagaggaagaaagaaaagtcgcggaggcgcgaagaaggaaagagcggaagaagctgcaAGCGAGAACAGAGAGGGGACAGCCCGTCATGGGGAATGTCATGCAGGTCCTTCTAGGAAAGATcaaaagaagagaggggaTTTCTTCGTAG